The proteins below come from a single uncultured Carboxylicivirga sp. genomic window:
- a CDS encoding cytidylate kinase-like family protein has protein sequence MDNLFLQYMKERSGQPKNSGSRKKNGGPVVTISREYGCHGQRIGQLLAERINVELRKEGIRKEWRMISKEILERSASELKLTSALLEDLSDYRQKSFFENLALFFSSSYYPGDVKIKNTIAKFLHDEAEVGNVVIIGRAGEAITKNIKKALHVKMEAPLDWRAEIVSKDENISISDAKKRCIEQDKRRASFRDYFEKDRPDVDFFDIRINAMSMTDEEIVNLLFCFARSRNFW, from the coding sequence ATGGATAATCTGTTTTTACAATACATGAAAGAAAGATCCGGACAGCCAAAAAACAGTGGATCGCGAAAAAAGAACGGAGGTCCGGTAGTTACCATCTCGCGCGAATATGGTTGTCATGGACAACGCATTGGACAGTTACTTGCCGAACGTATTAACGTAGAACTTCGCAAAGAGGGTATTAGAAAAGAATGGCGCATGATAAGTAAAGAAATTTTGGAGCGTTCAGCCTCGGAGCTTAAACTTACATCGGCACTATTAGAAGATTTGAGCGACTATCGGCAAAAGAGTTTTTTCGAAAACCTTGCATTGTTTTTTAGCAGTTCGTATTACCCGGGCGACGTTAAGATTAAAAATACCATTGCAAAATTTTTACACGACGAAGCCGAAGTTGGTAATGTGGTTATTATTGGACGTGCCGGAGAAGCCATCACTAAAAATATCAAAAAAGCACTGCACGTTAAAATGGAAGCTCCACTAGACTGGAGAGCCGAAATTGTTTCGAAAGACGAAAATATTAGTATCAGCGATGCTAAAAAACGATGCATCGAACAAGATAAACGACGAGCCAGCTTCAGAGATTATTTCGAAAAAGACAGGCCTGATGTTGATTTCTTTGATATTCGCATTAATGCCATGAGCATGACGGACGAAGAAATTGTAAATTTGTTGTTCTGTTTTGCCCGTTCACGAAACTTTTGGTAA
- a CDS encoding fructosamine kinase family protein, with translation MPDVFTKIEEVLNTNIIQKQNVGGGCIAQTQMIKTTDGNRYFLKSGFSNSMFRKEANGLNELTKASCIRIPKVIAVDEDFLLLEAIKEGTKTTDFFSEFGKTYAIMHQYTATYFGFYEDNFIGATPQINKATEVERNNWTEFYFNKRLLYQYLLAEKNGYATKEFKRLFLVIEKRIDSILEGSDEKPTLLHGDLWGGNYMVDEYYKPVLIDPAVYYGHREADLAMTHLFGGFSPQFYQSYKQTYPLKDGHQYRQNIYLLYHVLNHLNLFGYSYQSQAEQLMRSYL, from the coding sequence ATGCCTGATGTTTTTACCAAAATAGAAGAAGTGCTCAATACAAACATCATTCAAAAGCAAAATGTGGGTGGTGGTTGTATTGCGCAAACGCAGATGATTAAAACGACTGATGGGAATCGGTATTTTCTGAAATCCGGTTTTTCGAACTCGATGTTTCGGAAAGAAGCTAACGGCCTTAATGAGCTGACAAAAGCCAGTTGCATAAGGATTCCGAAAGTTATTGCGGTTGACGAAGATTTTTTATTATTGGAGGCTATAAAGGAAGGTACTAAAACAACTGATTTTTTTTCGGAGTTTGGTAAAACTTATGCCATTATGCACCAATATACAGCAACGTATTTTGGTTTTTATGAAGATAACTTCATTGGGGCTACTCCGCAAATAAACAAGGCTACAGAAGTGGAACGTAATAACTGGACTGAGTTTTATTTTAATAAGCGTTTACTGTACCAGTATTTATTGGCCGAGAAAAATGGGTATGCTACAAAGGAGTTCAAGCGCTTGTTTTTGGTGATTGAAAAACGAATTGATTCCATTTTAGAAGGAAGTGACGAGAAACCAACTTTGCTACATGGCGATTTATGGGGAGGAAACTATATGGTAGATGAGTATTATAAACCTGTACTAATCGATCCGGCTGTTTATTATGGGCATCGTGAGGCCGACCTTGCCATGACTCATTTATTTGGCGGTTTTAGTCCCCAATTTTATCAAAGTTACAAACAAACTTACCCTTTGAAAGATGGACATCAATACCGCCAAAATATTTACCTGCTTTATCACGTTTTGAATCATCTTAATCTATTCGGATACTCATATCAATCGCAGGCTGAGCAACTAATGCGTTCATATCTTTAG
- a CDS encoding low molecular weight protein-tyrosine-phosphatase: MDKTKILFVCLGNICRSPSAEAVMKAKVEKEGLSQYFEIDSAGTAAYHSGEPADQRMQRHAINRDYRLTSISRKVNAKVDFDYFDYIIAMDDQNVEDLEFMAHNDAQRAKISKMTDYCTSFEYTSVPDPYYGGAAGFELVLDLLEDACMGLINHLENA, translated from the coding sequence ATGGATAAAACAAAGATACTTTTTGTGTGCCTGGGCAATATTTGTCGAAGTCCGAGTGCCGAAGCTGTGATGAAGGCTAAGGTAGAGAAAGAAGGACTGAGTCAATATTTTGAAATTGATTCGGCAGGAACTGCAGCTTATCACTCAGGAGAACCCGCCGATCAGCGTATGCAGCGACATGCTATCAATCGCGATTATCGTTTAACCAGCATCAGTCGAAAAGTAAATGCAAAAGTTGATTTCGATTACTTTGATTACATCATTGCCATGGATGATCAGAATGTTGAAGACTTGGAATTTATGGCACATAACGATGCTCAGCGAGCTAAAATTAGTAAAATGACAGACTACTGTACTTCTTTCGAGTACACCTCTGTACCTGATCCATATTATGGTGGAGCTGCCGGTTTTGAATTGGTTCTGGATCTTTTGGAAGATGCCTGTATGGGGCTTATCAATCACTTAGAAAATGCCTGA
- a CDS encoding alkaline phosphatase, whose translation MKKISILISLIFVSISIFAQEDYKDVKHEKYEYTVEHQHDVIPFNKDDVKFKKRPKNIILFIGDGMGIGQVFAGITANGGELNIQNMPYTGFSKTQSADNYVTDSAAGGTALSTGKKTTNGTIGLDAYGNKATTILEYAERNNKATGLVSTSAITHATPASFIAHQPSRIMYEQIAGDFMNTDIDVFIGGGADFFTRRVDGRNLVTELNDKGYRIAYNMQEIEPFTKGKLAVLTALGHNAGYRDRGDMLPQATAKAIEVLSNADSKGFFLMVEGSQIDWGSHQNNAAYTTGEVLDMDKALGEAIKFALKDRRTLIIVTADHETGGMTINDGDMSKGYVKAAYTTGDHTGIMVPVYAIGPGAKEFTGVYENTEIFEKMYRLFKFKEEEKDR comes from the coding sequence ATGAAAAAAATCAGCATTCTAATAAGTCTCATCTTCGTTTCAATCAGCATATTTGCTCAGGAAGATTACAAAGACGTAAAACACGAAAAATACGAATATACAGTTGAACATCAACACGATGTTATTCCATTTAATAAAGATGATGTAAAGTTTAAGAAACGCCCTAAAAACATCATTCTATTTATTGGTGATGGCATGGGGATAGGACAGGTTTTTGCGGGCATAACTGCTAACGGTGGTGAGTTAAATATACAAAACATGCCTTACACAGGCTTTAGTAAAACCCAAAGTGCCGATAATTATGTCACCGATTCGGCAGCTGGTGGTACTGCCTTATCTACAGGAAAAAAAACTACTAATGGCACCATTGGCTTAGATGCTTATGGTAATAAAGCAACTACTATACTGGAATATGCCGAACGAAATAACAAAGCTACAGGTTTGGTTTCTACTTCGGCCATTACACATGCAACCCCAGCCTCGTTTATTGCACATCAACCCAGCCGTATCATGTACGAACAAATTGCCGGTGATTTTATGAATACCGACATTGATGTATTTATTGGTGGTGGGGCTGATTTTTTTACCAGAAGAGTGGATGGTCGTAATCTGGTAACAGAGTTGAATGACAAAGGCTACCGCATTGCCTACAATATGCAAGAGATAGAACCATTCACCAAAGGAAAACTGGCAGTATTGACTGCTTTAGGTCATAATGCTGGTTACCGCGACAGAGGAGATATGTTACCTCAAGCTACAGCTAAAGCCATTGAAGTATTGTCAAATGCTGATAGTAAAGGCTTTTTTTTAATGGTGGAAGGGAGTCAGATTGATTGGGGTAGTCATCAAAACAATGCTGCTTATACTACCGGAGAAGTGTTGGATATGGATAAAGCATTAGGTGAGGCTATCAAATTTGCCCTAAAAGACAGAAGAACGCTGATTATTGTTACTGCCGATCATGAAACAGGAGGAATGACTATTAATGATGGTGACATGTCGAAAGGTTATGTAAAAGCAGCTTATACCACCGGTGATCATACCGGCATTATGGTGCCTGTATATGCCATTGGTCCGGGAGCAAAGGAGTTTACAGGTGTATATGAGAATACTGAAATTTTCGAGAAGATGTACAGGTTATTTAAGTTTAAAGAAGAAGAGAAGGATAGATAG